In one window of Streptomyces roseofulvus DNA:
- a CDS encoding AfsA-related hotdog domain-containing protein: protein MKSSSLLTPQGGEAAEAEERPALSYEQTVPRGLVHRWSLSEVFLTGSRALDGRRFEAAAQLPLSHAYFRDHVGRGEHHDVLLVLEACRQSVTCAAHLHQGVPAATTFMVTAWSLEITDPEALACGTRPGELAIAGDVTGRHERGGRLRRLEFAMDLALDGRPLGRLTMDVRSTPTDQYHDLRYMQRGGEVPTAFGLPAEPAGEPVAPAAVGRLDPVNAVLDDVRSADGVVTAALSPRSFRNRSMYDHPYDHVPAMVFSEAARQCGLLLAGGAAGPARVVRLDGSFDRFAELDRPVRLSAAADPEPGAGAWLMRAEQDGQTVASVSLTLA from the coding sequence GTGAAGAGCAGCTCCCTCCTCACCCCGCAGGGCGGGGAGGCCGCGGAGGCCGAGGAGCGGCCCGCGCTCAGCTACGAGCAGACCGTGCCACGCGGCCTGGTCCACCGCTGGTCGCTGTCCGAGGTCTTCCTGACCGGTTCGCGCGCCCTGGACGGGCGGCGCTTCGAGGCCGCGGCCCAACTCCCGCTGTCGCACGCCTACTTCCGGGACCACGTGGGGCGCGGCGAGCACCATGACGTGCTCCTCGTGCTGGAGGCGTGCCGGCAGTCCGTGACCTGCGCCGCCCATCTCCACCAGGGCGTCCCGGCCGCGACGACCTTCATGGTGACGGCGTGGTCCCTGGAGATCACCGACCCGGAGGCGCTGGCCTGCGGCACCCGGCCGGGCGAGCTGGCCATCGCCGGCGACGTCACCGGCCGGCACGAGCGCGGCGGACGGCTGCGGCGGCTGGAGTTCGCGATGGACCTGGCGCTCGACGGCCGGCCGCTGGGCCGGCTCACCATGGACGTCCGGTCCACGCCGACGGACCAGTACCACGACCTGCGGTACATGCAGCGGGGCGGGGAGGTGCCCACCGCGTTCGGGCTGCCCGCCGAGCCGGCCGGCGAGCCGGTCGCGCCCGCCGCGGTGGGCCGGCTGGACCCGGTGAACGCCGTCCTCGACGACGTACGGAGCGCGGACGGGGTCGTGACGGCCGCGCTCAGCCCCCGCAGCTTCCGCAACCGCAGCATGTACGACCACCCCTACGACCACGTCCCGGCGATGGTGTTCAGCGAGGCGGCCCGGCAGTGCGGACTGCTCCTCGCGGGCGGCGCCGCCGGTCCGGCGCGGGTGGTGCGCCTGGACGGCTCCTTCGACCGGTTCGCCGAACTGGACCGGCCCGTACGGCTGTCGGCCGCGGCCGACCCGGAACCCGGCGCCGGCGCCTGGCTGATGCGGGCGGAGCAGGACGGCCAGACCGTCGCGTCCGTCTCGCTCACCCTCGCCTGA
- a CDS encoding HAD-IA family hydrolase: MAQPSMIWFDFGGVLSPPLERIYEAYEVKTGITPSQLKAAIKGVADELSMPTMAPVEIGALTEPEWGTRLARVLAAQNPGIDLSRARLRTFGEQWFDGVVANPVMVRAYLHLQENGFRTGVLSNNVVEWGPYWKAIIAPVGEVDVLIDSSDVGCRKPDAEIFEIAAKAAGVAPADCLLIDDVEENLVAARAQGWQTVLFRDDEQTLADLRSVTGLAGLSGLL; this comes from the coding sequence ATGGCTCAGCCCTCCATGATCTGGTTCGACTTCGGCGGCGTCCTGTCGCCGCCCCTGGAGCGCATCTACGAGGCGTACGAGGTCAAGACCGGCATCACCCCCTCCCAGCTCAAGGCCGCCATCAAGGGGGTCGCCGACGAACTGTCCATGCCCACCATGGCGCCCGTCGAGATCGGCGCGCTCACCGAGCCCGAGTGGGGCACCCGGCTGGCCCGGGTGCTGGCCGCCCAGAACCCGGGCATCGACCTCTCCCGGGCCCGGCTGCGGACCTTCGGCGAGCAGTGGTTCGACGGCGTGGTGGCCAACCCGGTGATGGTCCGCGCCTACCTCCACCTCCAGGAGAACGGATTCCGCACCGGCGTCCTCTCCAACAACGTCGTCGAGTGGGGCCCGTACTGGAAGGCGATCATCGCCCCGGTCGGCGAGGTCGACGTCCTCATCGACTCCTCGGACGTCGGCTGCCGCAAGCCCGACGCGGAGATCTTCGAGATCGCCGCGAAGGCGGCCGGCGTCGCCCCGGCCGACTGCCTCCTGATCGACGACGTCGAGGAGAACCTGGTCGCGGCCCGCGCCCAGGGCTGGCAGACGGTGCTGTTCCGCGACGACGAGCAGACGCTGGCCGACCTGCGGTCCGTGACGGGCCTGGCCGGCCTGTCCGGCCTGCTGTGA
- a CDS encoding cytochrome P450: MTTSLEAVEEREDGVTVADVPHLDPLPPYVPVAERSAGGLPQVKLPSGHHVVHLTRYADVHKVLTDSTFGRAETNVEGGPTFFPTTLPPEMLINLDGPDHSRMRRFVTADYSANAVARLAPFLDELVTRRFADLRAQERPDLYTAVLDPIPIEVTCRFLGIPEEDVAYFRPHSPTIQKALHDDVPGLMEEFFTSYGYVTDLVTGKRPVVPGGLIERFLATRDETEPPLEDKELVGLVFAALVAIDQNVLSVLSKAALVLLSAPSLWQRAVADPDVVPQLVEEIIRLVPLGTMSTFPRVAHREVVTSEGTILPGDVVYADAFAANRDPSVYERPLVIDPDRTGKRHLQFGYGMHHCLGAALARLEIGAILTRLVREFPGLALDADPAALPWDEGALLRRPVSLPVRW, translated from the coding sequence ATGACCACCTCGCTGGAAGCGGTGGAGGAGCGCGAGGACGGCGTGACCGTCGCCGACGTCCCCCACCTCGACCCCCTGCCGCCGTACGTCCCGGTCGCGGAGCGCTCGGCCGGCGGCCTGCCGCAGGTGAAGCTGCCGAGCGGGCACCACGTGGTGCACCTGACCCGGTACGCCGACGTGCACAAGGTGCTGACCGACTCGACCTTCGGCCGCGCCGAGACCAACGTCGAGGGCGGGCCGACGTTCTTCCCGACGACGCTGCCGCCCGAGATGCTGATCAACCTGGACGGACCGGACCACTCGCGGATGCGGCGGTTCGTGACGGCGGACTACAGCGCCAACGCGGTCGCCCGGCTGGCCCCGTTCCTCGACGAGCTCGTCACCCGGCGCTTCGCCGACCTGCGGGCCCAGGAGCGCCCCGACCTGTACACGGCGGTGCTCGACCCGATCCCGATCGAGGTGACCTGCCGCTTCCTCGGCATCCCGGAGGAGGACGTGGCGTACTTCCGCCCGCACTCCCCCACCATCCAGAAGGCCCTGCACGACGACGTCCCGGGCCTGATGGAGGAGTTCTTCACCTCGTACGGCTACGTCACCGACCTGGTGACCGGGAAGCGGCCGGTGGTGCCCGGCGGGCTCATCGAGCGGTTCCTCGCCACCCGGGACGAGACGGAACCCCCGCTGGAGGACAAGGAGCTGGTCGGGCTGGTCTTCGCCGCGCTGGTGGCGATCGACCAGAACGTGCTGTCGGTGCTCTCGAAGGCGGCCCTGGTGCTGCTGAGCGCGCCCTCGCTGTGGCAGCGGGCGGTGGCGGACCCGGACGTGGTGCCGCAGCTGGTCGAGGAGATCATCCGGCTGGTCCCGCTGGGCACCATGTCGACCTTCCCGCGGGTCGCGCACCGCGAGGTGGTCACCAGCGAGGGAACGATCCTGCCGGGTGACGTCGTCTACGCGGACGCGTTCGCCGCCAACCGGGACCCGTCGGTGTACGAGCGTCCGCTGGTCATCGACCCGGACCGCACGGGCAAGCGGCACCTCCAGTTCGGCTACGGCATGCACCACTGCCTGGGCGCCGCCCTGGCCCGGCTGGAGATCGGCGCGATCCTGACCCGGCTGGTCCGCGAGTTCCCGGGGCTGGCCCTGGACGCCGACCCGGCCGCGCTGCCGTGGGACGAGGGGGCGCTGCTGCGCCGGCCCGTCTCGCTGCCGGTGCGCTGGTAG
- a CDS encoding AfsR/SARP family transcriptional regulator: MTENGTGAIRFGVLGALRLSAGDREFTLRGPKLRKVFALLAVRADELVSLDDLVAELWAGDPPGSAVMTARTHVYHLRKWFASLPVEEALRPRLAGRPHGYLLEAPAGGVDAGLFRAAHQRGARLLAEGRVEEAARALRGALALWRGPVLSDVPPGPVLEPLAAGLTALREQALEARLEADLRRGRHREIVDELRALVARHPFDEWRHARLISALHGSGRRAEALAAYEELRVLLRRELGMEPSQEVLLLRDRLLSGAEPAPGSPARP; this comes from the coding sequence ATGACGGAGAACGGGACCGGAGCGATACGGTTCGGCGTCCTCGGCGCCCTGCGCCTGTCCGCCGGCGACCGGGAGTTCACGCTCCGCGGGCCGAAGCTGCGGAAGGTGTTCGCGCTCCTCGCCGTCCGGGCGGACGAGCTGGTGAGCCTCGACGACCTCGTCGCCGAGCTGTGGGCGGGCGACCCGCCGGGCAGCGCGGTCATGACGGCCCGGACGCACGTGTACCACCTGCGGAAGTGGTTCGCCTCGCTGCCGGTCGAGGAGGCGCTGCGGCCCCGGCTGGCCGGCCGTCCGCACGGCTATCTCCTGGAGGCCCCGGCGGGCGGTGTGGACGCCGGGCTCTTCCGGGCGGCGCATCAGCGCGGCGCCCGGCTGCTCGCCGAGGGGCGGGTGGAGGAGGCGGCCCGCGCGTTACGCGGCGCCCTCGCGCTGTGGCGCGGGCCGGTGCTCTCCGACGTACCGCCGGGTCCGGTCCTGGAGCCGCTCGCCGCCGGTCTGACGGCGCTGCGGGAACAGGCGCTGGAGGCCCGTCTGGAGGCGGACCTGCGGCGCGGCCGGCACCGGGAGATCGTGGACGAACTGCGGGCGCTGGTCGCGCGCCACCCGTTCGACGAGTGGCGGCACGCGCGGCTGATCAGCGCGCTGCACGGATCGGGCCGGCGGGCCGAGGCGCTCGCCGCGTACGAGGAACTGCGCGTCCTGCTGCGCCGGGAGCTCGGCATGGAGCCCTCCCAGGAGGTCCTGCTGCTGCGGGACCGGCTGCTCAGCGGCGCGGAGCCGGCGCCGGGAAGTCCGGCGCGGCCGTGA
- a CDS encoding 4'-phosphopantetheinyl transferase family protein — protein MIQALFPAPVAAFDGVRLPDEIRLLPGEEAAAAGMSAVRRARFAAVRDCARRGMRRLGEPPAAVPRGPRGAPVWPAGLTGSMTHTRGYHAAAVARSGAVLSLGVDAEPDEPLRHPGMLPRVSLAAERAWVARLSAERPGVSWDRLLFSAKECVYKACAPVLGELGFADALITVDPVAGVFRARVAAPGRGGRCRVVSGRWLARDGLLVTALVLWRPARDPTRPEGPADCPRAAPAGPGSGPPGPPCAGAPCGCCPG, from the coding sequence GTGATCCAGGCCCTGTTCCCGGCGCCGGTGGCGGCCTTCGACGGCGTCCGGCTGCCCGACGAGATCCGGCTCCTCCCCGGGGAGGAGGCCGCCGCGGCCGGAATGTCGGCGGTGCGCCGGGCCCGGTTCGCCGCGGTCCGCGACTGTGCCCGGCGGGGCATGCGCCGGCTCGGGGAGCCACCCGCGGCCGTCCCGCGCGGACCGCGCGGCGCGCCGGTGTGGCCCGCCGGTCTGACCGGCAGCATGACCCACACGCGGGGCTACCACGCTGCCGCGGTCGCCCGCTCCGGCGCGGTGCTGTCGCTCGGGGTGGACGCCGAACCGGACGAGCCGCTGCGGCACCCGGGGATGCTGCCCCGGGTCTCGCTGGCGGCCGAACGGGCCTGGGTGGCGCGGCTGTCCGCCGAGCGGCCCGGGGTGAGCTGGGACCGGCTGCTGTTCAGCGCCAAGGAGTGCGTCTACAAGGCGTGCGCGCCGGTCCTCGGCGAGCTGGGCTTCGCGGACGCGCTGATCACGGTGGATCCGGTGGCCGGCGTCTTCCGGGCCCGGGTCGCCGCGCCGGGGCGGGGCGGCCGGTGCCGGGTGGTCAGCGGCCGGTGGCTCGCCCGGGACGGGCTGCTCGTGACCGCGCTGGTGCTGTGGCGTCCTGCTCGGGATCCGACCCGGCCGGAGGGGCCGGCGGATTGTCCGCGAGCAGCTCCAGCAGGCCCGGGAAGCGGGCCTCCAGGTCCTCCCTGCGCAGGTGCGCCTTGCGGCTGTTGCCCCGGTTGA
- a CDS encoding MFS transporter, with translation MTQTESVPAGGETASPAQGQAAPQRQTLILTAVLLAIFVVPTSISGTGVALPYIGADTDASLVPLQWVVNAFNVAFACLTLAWGSIADIIGRVRAFTIGAAVYAAASLISVFAADVYVLDAARALAGIGGAAIFACGAALLSTVFEGPARGRAFALFGTVAGLGVSFGPSLSGLLIETAGWRWVFALHAVVLGLVLLAIPAMSKGVTETRNPDARVDVPGTALFVVAMLLLTTGIAQGSQWGWASPGVLGLFAGTVVALVAFAAVEKRHPHPMLDLGAVANRRFLALCLVPVAGSFAFVTMLTYLPSYLTAAGGYSSGSAGLIMVLLTFPMLVFPLIAAKLVAKGISAMTIIFVSLVCLVVGVAGLSLFSPDVNIALVALPMLITGAGYALAAGLVDGEALSLIAPERAGMAAGFLNTLRLGSEAIAVAVYGSLLATLLTGRTNDGIAAFPGAGDAATVAGTAAGGNISGPAEAVAASQRDGFVDFLVKAYDGSFHTVLWVLAATCLVLLAVIALLLRGGKSAAPSAG, from the coding sequence ATGACACAGACCGAGTCCGTCCCCGCCGGGGGCGAGACCGCCTCGCCGGCGCAGGGTCAGGCCGCCCCCCAGCGGCAGACGCTGATCCTCACCGCGGTGCTGCTGGCGATCTTCGTCGTCCCCACCTCGATCTCCGGCACCGGCGTGGCCCTGCCCTACATCGGCGCCGACACCGACGCGAGCCTCGTGCCGCTGCAGTGGGTGGTCAACGCCTTCAACGTGGCCTTCGCCTGCCTCACCCTCGCCTGGGGCTCGATCGCCGACATCATCGGCCGCGTCCGCGCCTTCACCATCGGCGCCGCCGTCTACGCGGCCGCCTCGCTCATCAGCGTCTTCGCCGCCGACGTCTACGTCCTGGACGCGGCCCGCGCCCTCGCCGGCATCGGCGGCGCGGCCATCTTCGCCTGCGGCGCGGCCCTGCTCTCCACCGTCTTCGAAGGCCCCGCCCGCGGCCGGGCGTTCGCCCTCTTCGGCACCGTCGCCGGACTCGGCGTCTCCTTCGGCCCCTCCCTCTCCGGCCTGCTCATCGAGACCGCCGGCTGGCGCTGGGTCTTCGCCCTGCACGCCGTCGTCCTCGGCCTGGTGCTGCTCGCCATCCCCGCGATGAGCAAGGGCGTCACCGAGACCCGCAACCCGGACGCCCGCGTCGACGTCCCCGGCACCGCCCTCTTCGTCGTCGCGATGCTGCTGCTCACCACCGGCATCGCCCAGGGCTCCCAGTGGGGCTGGGCCAGCCCCGGCGTGCTCGGCCTCTTCGCCGGCACGGTCGTGGCGCTGGTCGCCTTCGCCGCCGTGGAGAAGCGCCACCCGCACCCCATGCTCGACCTGGGCGCCGTCGCCAACCGCCGCTTCCTCGCCCTGTGCCTGGTGCCGGTGGCCGGCTCCTTCGCCTTCGTCACCATGCTGACGTACCTGCCCAGCTACCTCACCGCGGCGGGCGGCTACTCCAGCGGCTCGGCCGGCCTGATCATGGTGCTGCTCACCTTCCCGATGCTGGTCTTCCCGCTGATCGCCGCCAAGCTGGTGGCCAAGGGCATCTCCGCGATGACCATCATCTTCGTCAGCCTGGTCTGCCTGGTCGTCGGCGTCGCCGGCCTCTCCCTCTTCTCCCCGGACGTGAACATCGCGCTGGTCGCCCTGCCGATGCTCATCACCGGCGCCGGGTACGCACTGGCCGCCGGCCTCGTCGACGGCGAGGCCCTCAGCCTGATCGCCCCGGAGCGGGCCGGCATGGCGGCGGGCTTCCTCAACACCCTGCGCCTCGGCAGCGAGGCCATCGCGGTCGCCGTCTACGGCTCGCTGCTCGCCACCCTCCTGACCGGCCGCACCAACGACGGCATCGCCGCCTTCCCGGGCGCCGGCGACGCCGCGACGGTGGCCGGCACCGCGGCCGGCGGCAACATCAGCGGCCCGGCCGAGGCGGTCGCCGCCTCCCAGCGCGACGGCTTCGTCGACTTCCTGGTCAAGGCGTACGACGGCTCCTTCCACACCGTCCTCTGGGTGCTCGCCGCGACCTGCCTGGTGCTGCTCGCGGTCATCGCCCTCCTGCTGCGGGGCGGCAAGTCCGCGGCCCCCTCGGCGGGCTGA
- a CDS encoding UbiA family prenyltransferase translates to MTVTPHPGPSAAALPAAPLPGRLFTVARHCVAEARPVVQLVFLTRFLLGALCAAIAGGARPAPQDVLAGAASLSLAVLATYLLNGVMDIAEDRGNGSRRPIARGDLPARTGAKVAAGSAVVSLLLAASVPGLAAPVAVLLLLGWAYSMPPFTAKRRTWAGAVVVTVAGLAAYLAGAVAVHGSLAGGPLALCGVLALWMGAVGAVSKDLSDVRGDALAGRVTFAVVRGERAARRLVAVAAPVLGAAGLAVAALSDPVVFAGAVPLAAGSGWVAWRCLRPRPDRARAPYRAFMVTQYAANAGLAAGLLALG, encoded by the coding sequence GTGACCGTCACCCCCCACCCCGGTCCTTCCGCCGCGGCCCTGCCGGCCGCCCCCCTGCCCGGACGCCTGTTCACCGTGGCCCGTCACTGCGTCGCGGAGGCCCGGCCCGTCGTCCAGCTCGTCTTCCTCACCCGTTTCCTGCTCGGCGCGCTCTGCGCCGCGATCGCCGGCGGAGCCCGCCCGGCGCCGCAGGACGTCCTGGCCGGCGCCGCGTCCCTGTCCCTCGCCGTGCTGGCCACGTACCTGCTCAACGGCGTGATGGACATCGCCGAGGACCGGGGCAACGGATCGCGGCGGCCCATCGCGCGCGGTGACCTGCCGGCCCGCACCGGCGCCAAGGTCGCGGCCGGCAGCGCGGTGGTCTCGCTGCTGCTCGCGGCCTCGGTCCCCGGCCTCGCCGCGCCGGTCGCCGTCCTGCTGCTGCTCGGCTGGGCCTACTCGATGCCCCCGTTCACCGCGAAGCGCCGGACCTGGGCCGGCGCGGTGGTGGTGACGGTGGCGGGCCTCGCCGCCTATCTGGCCGGCGCCGTCGCCGTCCACGGGTCGCTCGCCGGCGGGCCGCTCGCCCTGTGCGGGGTGCTCGCCCTGTGGATGGGCGCGGTCGGCGCCGTCTCCAAGGACCTGAGCGACGTGCGCGGCGACGCGCTGGCCGGCCGGGTCACCTTCGCCGTGGTGCGCGGCGAGCGGGCGGCGCGCCGCCTGGTGGCGGTCGCCGCGCCCGTCCTCGGGGCGGCCGGCCTCGCCGTTGCCGCCCTGAGCGACCCGGTGGTGTTCGCGGGCGCGGTGCCGCTGGCGGCGGGCTCCGGCTGGGTCGCGTGGCGCTGCCTGCGCCCCCGGCCGGACCGGGCCCGGGCCCCGTACCGGGCGTTCATGGTCACGCAGTACGCGGCCAACGCCGGGCTCGCCGCGGGCCTGCTGGCCCTGGGGTGA
- a CDS encoding response regulator transcription factor encodes MSEDAPEVVRILAADDHTLLRGALCTMLAKEPDIEVVGEAVDGPTTVRLATRLQPDVVLLDLEMPGPGPQATLRQLRAVAPGARVVVLTMHDDGDLVQTLLADGASGYLHKSASRDMLLSAIHSTVAGGTTVFTPRRPAAPRRAADTPEAPVLTSREREVLQCVAQAMSNRQIGRRLGITEGTVKRHLRNIFAKLEATTRLDAVNRALAARLIGW; translated from the coding sequence ATGAGCGAGGACGCCCCCGAGGTGGTGCGGATCCTCGCCGCCGACGACCACACCCTGCTGCGCGGCGCGCTCTGCACCATGCTGGCCAAGGAACCGGACATCGAGGTGGTCGGCGAGGCCGTGGACGGTCCGACGACGGTCCGGCTCGCCACCCGGCTGCAGCCCGATGTCGTCCTGCTCGACCTGGAGATGCCGGGGCCCGGACCGCAGGCCACCCTGCGGCAGCTCCGGGCCGTCGCCCCCGGCGCCCGCGTCGTCGTGCTCACCATGCACGACGACGGGGACCTGGTGCAGACCCTGCTCGCCGACGGCGCCTCCGGCTACCTCCACAAGTCGGCCAGCCGCGACATGCTGCTCTCGGCCATCCACAGCACGGTGGCCGGCGGCACCACCGTCTTCACACCCCGTCGGCCCGCCGCCCCGCGCCGGGCGGCGGACACCCCGGAGGCGCCCGTCCTCACCTCGCGCGAGCGCGAGGTGCTCCAGTGCGTGGCCCAGGCCATGAGCAACCGTCAGATCGGGCGCCGGCTCGGCATCACCGAGGGGACGGTCAAGCGGCACCTGCGGAACATCTTCGCCAAGCTGGAGGCCACCACCCGGCTCGACGCGGTCAACCGGGCGCTCGCCGCCCGTCTCATCGGCTGGTGA
- a CDS encoding sensor histidine kinase: MTATRCGVCSPDVTNAIIAEYADRLRAVGSVLASDENVWAECAQQARHIVAECQRTLHDDCEELPAGQLDAEFASLELGARRAVQHIPARESLRAARILRDVVLDALPGMLAGLGPDEALPRGLAAVRALTRAIDARVTAAEIGYDAFLMRGADLPSVDRGSRLAREVHDRIGSNLGLALRYLELHELEQDRPDDAQDRIDSAKAALLDTFGFVRELVSGLRVPQQGGTGLRSHLMNYAAVTRPAGTEVDIQVSGPVDRLPPLHQDEVFLVLRECLRNSFAHSGAAEVRVRVAVDRHGLEGRVTDDGKGIGAPAAALLRGNGLASMRERIAALGGTLSLSGPPGRGTSVVFRVPLRSTEGALGISA; the protein is encoded by the coding sequence ATGACCGCTACGAGATGTGGCGTCTGCTCGCCAGACGTCACGAACGCAATCATCGCCGAATACGCCGACCGCCTCCGGGCCGTCGGCAGCGTCCTCGCCTCGGACGAGAACGTCTGGGCGGAGTGCGCCCAGCAGGCCCGCCACATCGTGGCGGAGTGCCAGCGCACCCTCCACGACGACTGCGAGGAACTGCCCGCCGGACAGCTCGACGCCGAGTTCGCCTCGCTGGAACTCGGCGCCCGGCGCGCCGTCCAGCACATCCCCGCCCGGGAGTCGCTCCGGGCCGCCCGCATCCTGCGGGACGTCGTCCTCGACGCCCTGCCCGGCATGCTCGCCGGGCTGGGCCCCGACGAGGCACTGCCCCGCGGCCTCGCCGCCGTCCGGGCCCTCACCCGCGCCATCGACGCCCGGGTGACCGCGGCCGAGATCGGCTACGACGCCTTCCTCATGCGCGGCGCCGACCTGCCCTCCGTCGACCGCGGAAGCCGGCTGGCCCGCGAGGTCCACGACCGGATCGGCAGCAACCTCGGCCTCGCCCTGAGGTATCTGGAGCTCCACGAGCTGGAACAGGACCGCCCGGACGACGCCCAGGACCGGATCGACTCCGCCAAGGCCGCCCTCCTGGACACCTTCGGCTTCGTCCGCGAACTCGTCAGCGGCCTCCGGGTGCCGCAGCAGGGCGGGACCGGACTGCGCAGCCACCTGATGAACTACGCGGCCGTCACCCGGCCGGCCGGCACCGAGGTCGACATCCAGGTGAGCGGCCCCGTCGACCGGCTGCCCCCGCTCCACCAGGACGAGGTCTTCCTCGTCCTGCGGGAGTGCCTGCGCAACAGCTTCGCCCACTCCGGCGCCGCCGAGGTGCGCGTCCGGGTCGCCGTCGACCGCCACGGCCTGGAGGGCCGGGTCACCGACGACGGCAAGGGGATCGGCGCCCCTGCGGCGGCCCTGCTCCGGGGCAACGGCCTGGCGTCCATGCGGGAGCGGATCGCCGCGCTCGGCGGCACCCTGAGCCTCAGCGGCCCGCCCGGCCGGGGCACCAGCGTCGTCTTCCGCGTCCCGCTGCGCAGTACCGAGGGCGCGCTGGGGATCAGCGCATGA
- a CDS encoding MBL fold metallo-hydrolase yields the protein MRSLDFGEHRLTYLADGFVQLAPRAWFPGTTGETWERYAAHLDGDGHLMASVGGLLVEHRGRALLIDTGYGRRRTESADSYPFLGVEEGGRLPASLAACGVDVDAIDTVAFTHLHEDHVGWAFSPAADGPGLHFRRARYVTSRYEWAHWSGTFPDFLARELRGKAVGVLDGEEVFPGVTAWATPGHTDGHTSYVITSGDRRMLVLGDALHSAVQIERPEWRVLVDAGRDIAVDTRLRILKELTRPDTVGFAGHFADVVFGRVVTDGGRHRWEPLATTAGGDCC from the coding sequence GTGCGCTCGCTCGACTTCGGCGAGCACCGTCTGACCTATCTCGCCGACGGCTTCGTCCAGCTCGCGCCCCGTGCCTGGTTCCCCGGCACCACCGGGGAGACCTGGGAGCGGTACGCCGCCCATCTCGACGGCGACGGGCATCTCATGGCGTCCGTGGGCGGCCTCCTGGTGGAGCACCGCGGCCGGGCCCTGCTCATCGACACCGGGTACGGGCGGCGCCGGACCGAGTCCGCCGACAGCTATCCGTTCCTCGGCGTCGAGGAGGGCGGGCGGCTGCCCGCGAGCCTGGCGGCGTGCGGGGTGGACGTCGACGCGATCGACACGGTCGCCTTCACCCACCTCCACGAGGACCACGTCGGCTGGGCCTTCAGCCCGGCCGCCGACGGCCCCGGACTCCACTTCCGCCGGGCGCGGTACGTCACCTCCCGGTACGAGTGGGCGCACTGGAGCGGCACCTTCCCGGACTTCCTCGCCCGCGAGCTGCGGGGCAAGGCCGTCGGGGTCCTGGACGGCGAGGAGGTCTTCCCCGGCGTGACGGCCTGGGCGACCCCCGGTCACACGGACGGGCACACCTCGTACGTGATCACCTCGGGCGACCGCCGGATGCTGGTGCTCGGCGACGCGCTGCACAGCGCCGTGCAGATCGAGCGCCCCGAGTGGCGGGTGCTCGTCGACGCGGGCCGGGACATCGCGGTGGACACCCGGCTGCGGATCCTGAAGGAACTGACCCGGCCCGACACGGTGGGATTCGCCGGGCACTTCGCCGACGTCGTCTTCGGACGGGTCGTCACCGACGGCGGCCGGCACCGCTGGGAGCCGCTGGCGACCACCGCCGGCGGGGACTGTTGCTGA
- a CDS encoding TetR/AcrR family transcriptional regulator, translating into MPKKVVPEGERRRRKPVKAGGVVLSERLYIETALRMLQEHGRDGLTVRRLGAALGADPSSLYRYFRGTDDLLLAVGDELAGRALRGWAPTGDWRADLRELGLRVHSAYLAHPQAAILTASRVSGRSHEIAADEAVLGVLRTAGLPDAEAARVYHAFIDQALAFAALDAAALALPHTARAADEAVWQATYARLPATTHPHIAATAPRLVARMNTSAYPTALEMLLDSAAATLARTAGPAE; encoded by the coding sequence ATGCCTAAGAAAGTGGTGCCGGAGGGGGAGCGACGCCGTCGAAAGCCCGTCAAGGCGGGAGGCGTCGTGCTCTCCGAGCGGCTCTACATCGAGACCGCCCTGCGCATGCTCCAGGAGCACGGCAGGGACGGGCTGACCGTGCGCCGCCTCGGCGCGGCCCTCGGTGCCGACCCCAGCAGCCTCTACCGCTACTTCCGCGGCACCGACGACCTCCTGCTCGCCGTCGGCGACGAACTCGCCGGCCGCGCCCTGCGCGGCTGGGCGCCCACCGGGGACTGGCGGGCCGATCTGCGCGAGCTCGGCCTGCGCGTCCACTCCGCGTATCTCGCCCACCCGCAGGCGGCGATCCTCACCGCCAGCCGGGTCAGCGGCCGGTCGCACGAGATCGCCGCCGACGAGGCCGTCCTCGGCGTGCTGCGCACGGCCGGCCTGCCCGACGCCGAAGCGGCACGCGTCTACCACGCCTTCATCGACCAGGCCCTCGCCTTCGCCGCCCTCGACGCTGCGGCCCTCGCCCTCCCGCACACCGCCCGCGCCGCCGACGAGGCCGTCTGGCAGGCCACGTACGCGCGCCTCCCGGCCACCACCCACCCGCACATCGCCGCCACCGCACCCCGTCTGGTCGCCCGCATGAACACCAGCGCCTACCCGACGGCCCTGGAGATGCTGCTGGACAGCGCGGCGGCGACCCTGGCGCGGACGGCCGGACCCGCGGAGTGA